TACTTTGGAAAAGCGTATTTTCATAGTAGGTCATATGGGTGCTGGCAAGTTTGTATTTACAGAAGCCTTGGCTAACAAATTAGGATGGCAGATTGTGGATGCAAATCCCAGTATTGAACGTTATATTGGACGACATACTCGAGAAATTCTTGGTGAGCAAGGCGAAGCAGCGTTTAATCGTTGCCAGGCCGAAATTATTTCTCATAGCTTAGAAAAAGAAAATGTTGTTGTCTTATTGGAAGAATGCGTAATTTCGAGTGAGGAGTGTCGAAAATTGTTATCCTCTGAATTTGTAGTTTATTTGAAAGTTTCTATACCCACGCAGCTAGCTCGTATGAAAAATGGACGAACTTCCTCACTTCCAATTGATGATATGAAAAAATTTTTGGAAGAACAACATCGCGAACGAGACTCTTTTTATGAAGAGGTTGCTACTTTAGTCGTTGAATCCGTTGGTTATTCTGATCAAGTCTCGGAAATCAATAAAATTATCGATGAAGATGTTAGCAAAGTTATGAAAGCCTTGGAAAGTTAATCCATTCAGACTCATCCTTATGAAGGTTATTTTGACCCAGCCTCTTGTGAATTGGGGGGTACTGGGTCAAAAATGCCCCATCAATGCTCATAGAATAAAAATTTTCAATTTTGATGTTATAAAAAGTTACCTAGTCAATAATTAAATCTCCCAATAGCTTTATCGCATTAAACCTTTATTCTATAAATGCCTCCTCTATGATTAGAATAATCAAAAAAAGGTTATGAACAATGAATGTAAAAATATTTGTAAAGAAATTAATGGATTCTTGGAGTACAGATAACGTCGCGGGGTTAGCAGCAAGTTTATCTTACTACACTATATTTTCCATTACTCCATTATTAATTATTGCGATTGCCATTGCCGGCCTTGTTTTTAATGCCCAAGTGATTCAACACAACATACTCGAACAAATAGGGAACACATTTGGGAACGATCCTGCAGAGCAAATTGAGACCATGATTACCCAAGTTAAGCCCTCCACTCATATTATTTCGAATATTATTTCTGCTCTCATTTTATTATTTGGTGCTTCAGGTTTTTTTGGCGCACTGCAAACGGGCTTAAATGCCGTGTGGGGTGTCACAGCAAAACCTAGTGGTATTTTAGGGATCATTAAAAACCGGTTTTTATCCTTTACTATGGTTCTAGGTGTTGGCTTCCTGCTTTTGGTTTCGTTAATCATTTCCGTGGTGCTCTCCTTCGTGAGTTCGCATTTGTTAACCTATTTACCACAATTCGCTTTTATAGCTTATGTAATGAATTTTCTTATCTCAATTTTAGGCATTACCTTCCTATTTGCCTTAATTTTTAAAATTATTCCGGATGTGATACTTCAATGGAAAGATGTATGGTTGGGCGCTTTCATTACTGCACTTTTATTTTCAATAGGTAAATTTTTACTGGGTATTTATCTATCTCACTCCAATTTATCCCAAGGATTTGGTGCGGCTGGCGCTCTTATTCTAATTCTCGTGTGGATTTATTATTCCGCGCAGATTTTATTTACGGGAGCAGAATTCATAAAAGTCCATCTTCTTCAAAAAGGAAAAAAGATTATCCCCAGCAAAGAGGCACGGTTGGTAAGCAAATAATATAGGAATGAGAAAGGCGGATCCTATCCGCCTTCATCAATTAATGGATGGGTGCGTTCCAATCCTTTTCTAAGTCAGAGTAATCTCTATTCGGACGTCGTTTTACACTCATCACGATTCCTCCAGATTGTATTCCTCGCTCATATTCTTTTGCGCGTTCTTCTGGAATACCCCAACCAATTAATGCCCCAACTATTCCGCCTGAGATACTTCCGGCTCCCGCTCCGGCCAAAGCAGCAGCAATAGGTCCTGCAATTACGATACCTAATCCCGGGATCGCCAAACTAGTACCCACAGCAGCAAGCCCACCTAAGAGAGCGCCAAGCCCAGCTCCAATCGCGCCACCCACGCCTAGTCCTTCCGCAGCATGAGTTTCTTCATTTTGGACTAAGTCAGAATCATAATACTTTTTCTTGGAATCTTCTGACATAATGATATTAATATCATCTGGGCTGTATCCTCTATCTAAATAAGATTGATACGCTGCCTCTGCAGAATCTCGATCTGGAAAATATGCGGTAAGCATCTCATTATTTTGAGTTTCAGCCATTGTCCCTTTTTGGACGTTATGGGTTCCTGTTCTAGGTCGTGTATAATTTGTCATGATAACCTCCTGTTCATTTTATAATCCCTAATTGTGAAGTATAGTCCATTAACGGGATGATTGATTAATTATTGACCACTTATTCGATTATAGTCTGGAATCAGATATCTAGCTTTAAAGAGCAACTAACCCAAAAACCTGGTTGCCAGCAACCAGGTTACGTTTTAATTTCTACCTATTGGAGTATAACAACAGGTAAATTCAAATGGCTGAAAGTCGACTTGCTTGTTTAAATGTAAATAATATCCTTCATTCTTAAGTAATGAATTAACATTAAGTAAATGATCTACTTCATATAAATAATCACGATGCGGGGACTGCCAGTCAGAAATTTGAATAAGTGCTTTTTGTTTCGCTTCAAGCTCATTACCGGCCACTACAAAAATATTTTTATGTAATTCTGTAAATTGGGTTTTATCGTACCCCCCCAAATTTACGAAAAATAATTTATTACTATGATCTTCTGATTGTTCCTGTGAAACTTGAATCGTATATCCATCTGCATACTTTAAAATGCCCCAAGCATCTATATGTAAAGTTTTTGGTATACCCCACCAGCTTTTTCTGAGTCCCTCATAGGTATCTTCAATGGAATTGGCGACTAAAAAGCGTAGATCATGGAGTTCGATTAAAGAATTAGAGTGGCTTCCACCAATATAAATCACAAATAAGTTCATCTAGTTATCCTTCAGTATTAAGAATTACATCACCACGGGTGGTAATTTTATACTTTTCTTATTATTAATAATTATTTTTCAAATAATAGTTTATATGGCTTTTAGGCATGCAAGCAGCAAAATCTGCTCACCCCTTTTTTAGAGTATTAGCTGATTCTGTACCAGCAGATTCAGAATCGGGCGAAGTAGACTTTTGTGCCCCAGCGGCCGCTTCAGCTCCTGTATCATACTTCTTTACTTGGCGCCAATGGGTTGGCTCTCCTTGCTGAAAAGTTCTACTGAAAAAACTTCCCTGGTATTGATTTAAAGCGTTTGCATCGAGATGGAGCTTTAAAATTGATTTATATTTCCCTAAAGATGCATATTTATCCGCGCATTGTTCAATCTCTTGCACTATAGCTGTTTTTATTTGTTTCCATAACTCCTTGTTTCCTCCTTCACGCGCTCTTAACATCATATCGCTCAATTGGGCTGGGTTATTGAGGGGAATATCCTCATTTGCCAAAGTAAAAGACATTTCTTTTACTGGGGAAAAATCTTTGTCGAAATGAATTTCTTCCAGACGTTGTACGTCCTTTAATAATTCATCCCATCGCTGCCTATCCCCACGTAAACGGGCCCAATTAAGTAAATAAGCCAGTTGAGATAGATTTGTGGGAGTATCACTATAATCTACACAAGCCTCTTTTGAATTTAAATTTCCGCGTGCCACCAGACCATGGCAATTTATAAATTCGCCATATTTACCATTAAAATTTATACCGAAACTGAAACCTGACTCGTCTAAATTTCGACCATTACCGGCACAAAGTTGTAGACTGGTGAGTTGGAAGCCTAACTCATTAAGTTGATTATCAAGGACTTCTAAAATTTCTTCATCATCAAACAAACCGTTTGGGTAGTGTGAA
The DNA window shown above is from Legionella sp. PC997 and carries:
- a CDS encoding shikimate kinase, which translates into the protein MEKRIFIVGHMGAGKFVFTEALANKLGWQIVDANPSIERYIGRHTREILGEQGEAAFNRCQAEIISHSLEKENVVVLLEECVISSEECRKLLSSEFVVYLKVSIPTQLARMKNGRTSSLPIDDMKKFLEEQHRERDSFYEEVATLVVESVGYSDQVSEINKIIDEDVSKVMKALES
- a CDS encoding YihY/virulence factor BrkB family protein, producing the protein MNVKIFVKKLMDSWSTDNVAGLAASLSYYTIFSITPLLIIAIAIAGLVFNAQVIQHNILEQIGNTFGNDPAEQIETMITQVKPSTHIISNIISALILLFGASGFFGALQTGLNAVWGVTAKPSGILGIIKNRFLSFTMVLGVGFLLLVSLIISVVLSFVSSHLLTYLPQFAFIAYVMNFLISILGITFLFALIFKIIPDVILQWKDVWLGAFITALLFSIGKFLLGIYLSHSNLSQGFGAAGALILILVWIYYSAQILFTGAEFIKVHLLQKGKKIIPSKEARLVSK
- a CDS encoding DUF1543 domain-containing protein, whose translation is MNLFVIYIGGSHSNSLIELHDLRFLVANSIEDTYEGLRKSWWGIPKTLHIDAWGILKYADGYTIQVSQEQSEDHSNKLFFVNLGGYDKTQFTELHKNIFVVAGNELEAKQKALIQISDWQSPHRDYLYEVDHLLNVNSLLKNEGYYLHLNKQVDFQPFEFTCCYTPIGRN